In Lodderomyces elongisporus chromosome 1, complete sequence, a genomic segment contains:
- the SOD4 gene encoding Cell surface superoxide dismutase [Cu-Zn] 4 — protein MGLIYASSYYKMLTYRLATGDAPVQTDSSNQESVVATFSPKGTSEISGTIKFSPASNGSVLVSVDVSGLPSSGGPFPYHIHEALVPENGNCTATGGHFNPFNGSASATEPAAKEVGDLAGRHGNITTTSDFKTEYVDNYLSLNPDSEAYFGNLSVVIHSSNNSRLTCANLESEESSGTNGGDGGGASGSNSTTGGGGASGSNSTTGGGGASGSNSTTGSGGASGSSTANSASGLEYGGMVVAAAVALLI, from the exons atggGGTTGATATATGCCAGCTCCTACTACAAGATGTTGACATATCGTCTAGCCA CAGGTGACGCCCCAGTGCAAACAGATTCATCCAACCAAGAATCTGTTGTTGCTACATTTAGTCCCAAAGGTACTTCTGAGATTTCAGGAACTATCAAATTTAGTCCTGCTAGTAATGGTTCAGTCTTGGTCTCAGTTGACGTTAGTGGTTTACCCTCATCAGGTGGCCCATTCCCATACCACATCCATGAGGCACTTGTTCCTGAGAATGGCAATTGCACTGCAACTGGCGGCCATTTTAATCCATTCAATGGATCGGCCTCGGCTACCGAACCAGCTGCTAAAGAAGTTGGTGACTTGGCTGGAAGACATGGTaacatcaccaccacctcaGACTTCAAGACAGAGTATGTTGACAATTATCTTTCCTTGAACCCAGACTCTGAGGCATACTTTGGAAACCTTTCAGTAGTGATTCATTCAAGTAACAACTCAAGATTGACATGTGCTAACTTGGAATCTGAAGAAAGTTCTGGCACaaatggtggtgatggtggtggtgcaaGTGGATCTAACTCAACAacaggtggtggtggtgcaaGTGGATCTAACTCAACAacaggtggtggtggtgcaaGCGGATCTAACTCAACAAcaggtagtggtggtgcaAGTGGATCTTCAACAGCCAACAGTGCCAGTGGTTTGGAGTATGGTGGAATGGTTGTCGCAGCTGCTGTTGCCTTATTGATTTAA
- the TGL1 gene encoding cholesterol esterase (MEROPS:MER0208659), whose protein sequence is MTIPLIGRLSLFDWPIIIISFVLAWAEIIVTNITAVLPSTFISLFTWVTGNIFSLTSNAIDIKREEAAGEDDQAKFHYLKSKDISSSGFSKEKFNKMIEMLNARDIQEMAKIHGYDIEIQVLTTKDNYLLTVHRIKGKRERRPNGKVVYLHHGLLMCSEIWVTMLEKYQNLPFILYELGYDVWLGNNRGNKYSQKHLFYELNTTKYWNFSIDEFALFDIPDTIDYILKATKKQKLTYIGFSQGSAQAFASISVNAELNDKIDQMIAISPATTPHGLYSKFLDVLLKSSPNITYLLFSRKVLMPSCLFWQKIMYPPLFNFMIDFSNYMLFNWKAYNITKLQKLASYAHLYSTTSTKCVIHWFQVMQAKNFQMYHDSSFLSGLNPISYPLKNIKIPISLVYGDADSLVDIDVMKSQLPKSTRTHAVKDYEHLDLLWGDDAFSVTFKQVLRYLKEDVDDVYSRLFRNDPNGKLIEDIVARVDGGGADGGGGSGADGADGDGDVADFIDGGDNNGDAGKTNDLHFKSSGNNKATEDEYNNPNRSYLKMLNGQRKGQRQRSSFGSSGSFEYEPSPSISGSGSFGALR, encoded by the coding sequence ATGACAATACCATTGATTGGACGTTTAAGTCTTTTTGATTGGCccattattatcatttcCTTTGTCCTTGCATGGGCAGAGATAATTGTTACAAACATCACAGCAGTGTTACCAAGTACATTTATATCCCTATTCACATGGGTCACAGGCAACATCTTTAGCCTCACCTCAAATGCAATCGATATCAAGCGTGAAGAGGCAGCTGGCGAAGATGACCAGGCAAAGTTCCACTATCTCAAGTCAAAGGATATATCATCGTCTGGCTTtagcaaagaaaagttcAACAAGATGATTGAAATGTTGAATGCTCGCGACATACAGGAGATGGCGAAAATACACGGATACGACATTGAGATTCAGGTGCTCACCACCAAGGATAACTACTTATTAACAGTTCACCGTATTAAAGgcaaaagagagagaaggcCAAATGGCAAAGTTGTCTACTTGCACCACGGCCTTTTGATGTGCAGTGAAATCTGGGTCACTATGCTTGAAAAGTACCAAAACTTACCATTTATATTATACGAATTGGGATACGATGTCTGGTTGGGAAATAATCGAGGTAACAAATATAGCCAAAAGCACTTGTTTTACGAATTAAACACAACAAAGTACTGGAATTTCTCAATCGACGAATTTGCCTTATTTGACATACCAGATACTATAGACTACATCTTGAAAGCTacaaaaaagcaaaaactcACTTATATCGGTTTCAGTCAAGGCAGTGCGCAAGCATTTGCCAGTATCTCTGTCAATGCAGAGTTGAATGACAAGATTGATCAGATGATTGCTATATCGCCGGCAACAACACCACACGGTCTCTACTCCAAGTTTCTTGATGTGTTACTCAAGTCATCCCCCAACATCACATACTTGTTATTTTCAAGAAAAGTATTGATGCCATCATGCTTGTTTTGGCAGAAAATTATGTACCCACCattgttcaatttcatgATTGATTTTTCAAACTACATGTTATTCAATTGGAAAGCATACAACATCAccaaattacaaaaattgGCTAGTTATGCACATTTATACTCAACTACAAGTACCAAATGTGTTATTCACTGGTTCCAGGTTATGCAAGCAAAAAACTTTCAAATGTACCATGACTCCTCATTCCTATCTGGCTTGAACCCAATTAGTTACCCTTTAAAGAATATCAAGATCCCCATCAGCCTAGTCTACGGGGATGCTGACTCGTTAGTGGACATTGACGTTATGAAATCACAACTACCAAAGAGTACTCGTACACATGCAGTCAAAGATTATGAACATTTGGATCTTTTATGGGGTGATGATGCATTTTCCGTGACATTCAAACAAGTATTGAGGTATCTCAAGGAGGACGTCGATGACGTTTACTCAAGATTGTTTCGAAATGATCCAAATGGGAAATTGATTGAGGACATTGTTGCCCGtgttgatggtggtggtgccgatggtggtggtggtagtggtgctgatggtgccgatggtgatggtgatgttgCTGATTTTATCGATGGGGGTGATAATAATGGTGATGCTGGCAAGACTAATGACCTTCATTTTAAAAGTAgtggcaacaacaaagcaaCTGAAGATGAGTACAATAATCCAAATAGGTcgtatttgaaaatgttgaaTGGGCAGAGAAAAGGACAGAGACAGAGATCATCTTTTGGTTCTTCGGGTAGTTTTGAATATGAGCCATCTCCATCCATATCGGGCAGTGGTTCTTTTGGAGCGTTAAGATAA
- the MSS1 gene encoding mitochondrial splicing system protein: protein MLQLRVWQKRLHSTIRSTQPTIFALSTPLAKSAIAVVRISGPQSSYIYNKLTKTETPPKNRIASVRKLYSPTVSSKLLDESLTLFFAKPRTYTGLDLLELHLHGGIAIIKAVLEAISALHDPDNGVIIRQAEPGEFSKQAFANGKYDLTALEGISEMINAETESQRLASLASMSGQTKDIFNKWRQDLLENVANLTTLIDFGEDHDLEETALLFDSVSEKIKVMESEIGEYLHRTKSSEVLLKGINLTLVGPPNAGKSSILNTLSNREAAIVSNIAGTTRDVLELPLEIGGFKVVLGDTAGIRSLSEADEIEQEGIRRAMRKSEAADFVIMVLDPTQITGLDEMKNLLSTLHASGKQILIVLNKEDLYQDRVNTLRDWYLHKLGVAHSPQQISILPISCSTGAGIEELRSEMIKRFKVITETVSSDPVIISSRVQDILQNDVLYGFKEFFVWKEHDDVVLATECLRQSIEGIGKITGEAIGVEEILGVVFSNFCIGK from the coding sequence ATGCTACAATTGAGAGTATGGCAAAAAAGATTACATAGTACCATCCGGAGTACTCAGCCAACAATATTTGCTCTTTCAACACCATTAGCTAAATCTGCTATTGCAGTGGTGCGAATTTCCGGTCCTCAATCATCATACATCTACAATAAATTGACAAAGACTGAAACCCCACCAAAGAATCGAATAGCAAGTGTCCGCAAGCTCTATTCTCCTACCGTTTCCTCAAAGCTATTAGACGAGTCGcttactttgttttttgcaaagCCAAGGACATATACAGGTCTAGATCTTCTCGAATTGCATCTTCACGGTGGAATTGCAATCATCAAAGCCGTTCTCGAAGCAATAAGCGCGCTTCACGATCCAGATAATGGCGTGATTATTAGACAAGCTGAGCCTGGTGAGTTTTCCAAACAAGCATTCGCTAATGGCAAGTATGATCTTACAGCTTTGGAAGGGATAAGCGAAATGATCAATGCAGAAACAGAGCTGCAAAGACTTGCATCACTAGCGTCAATGTCGGGACAGACCAAGGatattttcaacaaatggCGACAGGACTTACTTGAAAATGTAGCAAACCTAACAACGttgattgattttggtGAAGACCACGACCTTGAAGAGACGGCACTTTTATTTGACTCTGTTAGTGAGAAAATCAAAGTTATGGAATCGGAAATTGGAGAATATTTACATAGGACTAAATCGTCTGAAGTATTGCTTAAAGGTATAAATTTAACTCTTGTTGGGCCACCGAATGCTGGTAAGTCTTCTATACTTAATACATTATCTAATAGAGAAGCAGCGATAGTCAGCAACATTGCTGGTACCACGAGAGATGTGCTTGAGTTGCCTTTAGAAATCGGCGGGTTTAAAGTTGTGCTCGGTGATACCGCTGGTATTAGACTGCTATCAGAAGCAGATGAGATTGAACAGGAAGGCATTCGACGAGCAATGAGAAAATCCGAAGCAGCGGACTTTGTAATTATGGTGTTGGATCCAACTCAGATAACTGGATTGGATGAAATGAAGAATTTGCTTTCAACATTGCATGCTTCGGGTAAGCAAATACTTATTGTTTTGAATAAAGAGGACCTATATCAAGACAGAGTAAACACTCTTCGAGACTGGTACTTGCATAAGCTAGGAGTAGCGCATTCTCCACAGCAAATATCCATCCTTCCTATCTCGTGCCTGACGGGTGCAGGTATCGAAGAACTTCGTCTGGAAATGATAAAGAGATTCAAAGTGATTACCGAAACGGTGTCATCTGACCCAGTGATAATTTCGTCTCGTGTTCAAGATATTCTTCAGAATGATGTGCTCTATGGATTTAAggaattttttgtttggaaAGAACATGACGATGTTGTCCTTGCTACCGAATGTCTTCGCCAGTCGATTGAAGGCATCGGCAAAATCACCGGCGAGGCCATTGGTGTTGAAGAAATCCTTGGAGTagtgttttcaaatttttgtaTTGGTAAATAG
- the MSF1 gene encoding phenylalanyl-tRNA synthetase alpha subunit, mitochondrial (BUSCO:EOG09262N0U) — protein MFKTLPLRVLPICHALKRFARFQSTSKSITVDAKSYPSDEWTNIPPFILDLITRKLHKNHNHPIGILHDLIKSEMSGMGYTIYDDFHPIVTKYQNFDSLGFPEDHVGRSKSDTYYFNKNHLLRTHTSAHEQECFINSKTPGYLITADVYRRDEVDRTHYPAFHQMEGARIWPRGDLEQIRKDIEAIPKTNIIVEDPFRDQPVTENNPAQEHMTLEEIKLVSTHLKKTVEYVVNQVFEKARESAKLAGSTEQYLTEPLRVRWVEAYFPWTGPSWEIEVWWKGDWLECCGCGVVQQQVLLNSNLGDDKLSWAFGIGLDRIAMLLFGIPDIRLFWTQDERFHKQFQQGRINTFVPYSKYPGVKRDVSFWLNNDVKLHCNDLMEIVRTHAGDTAESVVLVDEFTHPKTGKQSQCYRINYQSMDRNLTNAEINEVHKKVEKDLVENFKIEIR, from the coding sequence ATGTTCAAGACTCTACCGTTGCGAGTTTTGCCAATTTGTCACGCGCTCAAACGGTTTGCTCGTTTCCAATCCACCTCAAAGTCTATTACCGTTGATGCCAAATCATATCCTTCAGATGAATGGACCAACATTCCACCATTTATACTCGACTTGATCACACGAAAGCTTCATAAAAACCACAACCACCCCATTGGTATTCTTCATGATCTTATTAAATCTGAAATGTCCGGGATGGGTTACACAATCTATGATGATTTCCATCCTATAGTGACAAAGTACCAAAACTTTGATAGTTTGGGGTTCCCCGAAGATCATGTTGGTAGGTCTAAATCCGATACTTACTACTTCAACAAGAATCATTTGCTACGCACGCATACATCGGCTCATGAACAAGAATGTTTTATTAACTCCAAGACGCCTGGGTATTTAATCACCGCTGATGTGTATAGGCGGGATGAGGTTGATAGGACACATTACCCTGCATTCCATCAAATGGAAGGTGCGAGAATATGGCCGCGTGGTGATTTGGAGCAGATCAGAAAAGACATTGAAGCTATTCCCAAGACTAATATCATTGTTGAAGATCCATTTAGAGATCAACCAGTTACAGAAAACAACCCAGCGCAGGAACATATGACATTAGAGGAGATCAAATTGGTATCTACGCACTTGAAGAAAACTGTTGAGTATGTTGTCAACCAAGTGTTTGAAAAAGCCAGAGAGTCTGCCAAATTGGCTGGGTCAACTGAGCAGTATTTAACCGAGCCATTAAGAGTAAGGTGGGTTGAGGCGTATTTCCCATGGACAGGGCCTTCATGGGAGATTGAAGTTTGGTGGAAAGGTGATTGGTTAGAATGCTGTGGATGTGGAGTTGTTCAACAACAGGTTTTGCTCAATTCAAACTTGGGCGATGATAAGCTTAGTTGGGCTTTTGGTATTGGCTTGGATCGTATTGCCATGCTTTTGTTTGGTATTCCTGATATCCGATTGTTTTGGACACAAGATGAAAGATTTCATAAACAGTTCCAGCAGGGAAGAATCAATACGTTTGTTCCATATTCAAAGTACCCAGGTGTTAAGAGAGATGTATCATTCTGGCTTAACAATGATGTAAAGTTGCACTGCAATGATTTGATGGAAATAGTGAGAACGCATGCAGGGGACACTGCTGAGAGTGTAGTGTTAGTCGATGAGTTTACCCATCCAAAGACAGGTAAGCAATCCCAGTGCTACAGAATTAATTATCAAAGCATGGATCGTAATTTGACCAATGCTGAGATCAATGAAGTTCACAAAAAGGTTGAAAAGGACTTGGTGGAAAACTTTAAGATTGAGATTAGATGa
- the DGK1 gene encoding Diacylglycerol kinase (BUSCO:EOG09263OD3) has protein sequence MTGQEAEFRKEIAFTMLDFDKNNSSYIEEEDKTYIYNTTREEESSSDNEDDEIDADEEDVVAVLDSSKSYDDADLEEDLITPKSTIGLSINKRKGEEERGGEEEAGKEEEEETGIEKTGNNTASKTVALEKKSTSQSAFRKFLIKHEIPRKAFHSSIGVLTLWLYTQSYTSQQIYIPLITAFVLVFINDYVRLHNPEINEFVCSKMWFVIRESEKNSYNGVLYYLAGAFLVLYFCPKDIAVVSILLLSWADTAASTVGRQWGKYTPKIVDGKSVAGSLASFATGIAVSYLFYGYFVPQYSWVNKAGDIYWSRESSQLSMPLFSVIVGVIASISEFVNPWGLDDNFTIPVLSGAGIYLLAYLTHI, from the coding sequence ATGACCGGTCAGGAAGCCGAAttcagaaaagaaattgcaTTCACGATGCttgattttgataaaaacaatagttCCTACATTGAAGAGGAAGACAaaacttatatatataacacTACTCGTGAAGAGGAAAGTTCATCCGATAACGAAGACGATGAGATCGATGccgatgaagaagatgtgGTAGCGGTGCTTGACTCTAGCAAAAGTTATGACGATGCGGATTTAGAAGAAGACCTCATCACCCCTAAATCAACAATAGGGTTGAGTattaataaaagaaaaggggaagaagaacgaggaggagaagaagaagcaggaaaggaagaagaagaagaaacaggaATAGAAAAAACTGGTAATAACACAGCATCAAAAACAGTAgctttggaaaagaaaagtacgAGTCAAAGTGCATTTAGAAAATTCCTCATCAAACACGAGATTCCCAGAAAAGCTTTCCATTCTTCCATTGGTGTCCTCACTTTATGGCTATACACACAGAGCTATACTAGtcaacaaatatatatccCGCTCATTACCGCATTTGTACTAGTATTTATCAATGATTATGTCCGTTTGCATAACCCCGAGATTAACgagtttgtttgttcaaaAATGTGGTTTGTTATTCGTGAAAGCGAAAAAAATTCATACAACGGAGTGTTGTACTATCTTGCCGGTGCGTTTTTGGTGCTTTACTTTTGCCCCAAGGACATTGCAGTGGTGagtattcttcttcttagtTGGGCAGATACCGCAGCTTCAACGGTAGGACGGCAATGGGGCAAATATACGCCAAAGATTGTTGACGGAAAATCTGTTGCTGGATCATTAGCCAGCTTTGCCACTGGAATCGCAGTTTCTTATTTGTTTTACGGGTACTTTGTGCCGCAATATAGCTGGGTCAACAAGGCGGGTGATATCTACTGGTCGAGAGAGCTGAGTCAATTGAGTATGCCTCTTTTTTCAGTTATTGTTGGAGTCATTGCGAGCATCTCTGAATTTGTCAACCCTTGGGGTCTCGATGACAACTTCACCATTCCAGTCTTGAGTGGTGCAGGTATTTATTTGTTAGCTTATCTAACACATATTTAG
- a CDS encoding uncharacterized protein (BUSCO:EOG09263ZSC): protein MSKALCCYAFETLVNKLKIDTNKVSLTAYFDDLKQDPSTLPSSAPLFITWNKHSSLRGCIGTFQSLPIESGVSKFSLSAALQDPRFPPITSKEVKDLEVSVTLLDKFVSIDNAEDWTIGLNGLKISLDIEHQHFSGTFLPSVAEDEEWDKLTTLYYLLKKADYPVAKSKVTDFYSKGLKEGWLKLTRYDGLKAHLDYDEFVQIRNEIVES, encoded by the coding sequence ATGTCAAAGGCTTTGTGCTGTTATGCTTTTGAAACCTTGGTCAATAAACTAAAAATAGATACTAATAAAGTGCTGCTTACAGCATACTTTGACGATTTAAAGCAAGACCCGTCTACTTTGCCATCTTCAGCTCCATTATTTATTACTTGGAATAAGCATTCGAGTCTAAGAGGATGCATTGGAACGTTTCAATCGCTTCCTATTGAGTCAGGGGTCTCTAAATTTTCCCTTAGTGCCGCATTACAGGACCCCAGATTTCCTCCTATAACTCTGAAAGAGGTGAAAGATTTGGAAGTGAGTGTCACATTATTGGATAAGTTTGTTTCTATTGATAATGCAGAAGATTGGACAATTGGCCTAAATGGGTTGAAAATATCATTGGATATCGAGCATCAACACTTTCTGGGAACTTTCTTGCCTTCAGTGGCCGAGGACGAAGAGTGGGATAAATTGACTACGTTATACTACCTTCTTAAAAAAGCCGATTACCCCGTAGCAAAGAGCAAAGTGACAGATTTCTACTCAAAAGGTTTGAAAGAAGGATGGTTGAAGTTGACTAGATACGATGGGTTAAAAGCACATTTAGATTATGATGAGTTTGTGCAAATCAGAAATGAGATAGTCGAGTCATGA
- the TAH18 gene encoding NAPDH-dependent diflavin reductase (BUSCO:EOG09261QR5) has protein sequence MTDRITILYGSETGNAEEYAKYLKQRLRSYNLKAKLSTLDGFPLKQLITDTDYLIIICSTTGQGELPRNAKSFMKFILKKKLPHDLFQHLHFTTFGLGDSSYVKYNYAIKKIHARMTQLGCQELSPRCEADEMSPEGVDGFYLEWETQLIAALSQKISIVKQIDDQVVPIPEFKVIMGKSKEDEAKAFVEANTKALSDNSLLPKIYNNLRHGTVFANERITAKDHFQDVRHIKIKSKDLDYKVGDTISLYPCNFDEDVQALLESQPQWLAIADKQLRIKNLIDQEIHITLRSLIKYHLDIMSIPRRSFFSMLWRFCDNGTEDGQREQDKLREFGAFDDPEELYNYANRPRRSILETITEFSNLNIPVSYILDLVPLIKPRMFSIASRPNADEVELVVAIVEYKTILRRTRKGLCTRWLKSLEPGDEIVFSFDKSPFVIDNDSPIIMVAPGTGVAPMKSLIDNLLYQNSTQEMFLFFGCRFEERDHLIKNFWEKVPNLHIMNCFSRDAESKYKYVQDALIDQASLVGDLVCNQNAKIFVCGSSGKMPREVKLTFVEIIKRFLKVDDAQAQLFVNALEDTGRYKEDAW, from the coding sequence ATGACAGATCGAATAACCATATTGTACGGCTCAGAGACAGGGAATGCAGAAGAGTATGCGAAGTATCTCAAGCAGAGATTACGCAGCTACAATTTAAAAGCAAAACTTTCTACTTTAGATGGCTTTCCTCTAAAGCAATTGATTACAGATACTGATTATTTAATCATCATCTGCTCTACAACGGGACAAGGTGAGTTACCACGCAATGCCAAGTCATTTATGAAGTTCATACTCAAGAAGAAACTACCGCACGATCTTTTCCAACATTTGCATTTCACAACCTTTGGATTAGGTGATTCTTCATATGTAAAATACAATTATGCTATCAAAAAGATTCATGCAAGAATGACGCAGCTTGGCTGTCAAGAGCTTTCTCCGAGATGTGAGGCAGACGAAATGTCACCTGAAGGCGTAGATGGCTTTTATTTGGAGTGGGAAACACAATTGATTGCAGCATTATCTCAAAAAATCTCTATTGTGAAACAGATAGATGATCAAGTTGTACCCATACCTGAATTTAAAGTGATAATGggtaaaagtaaagaagatGAGGCAAAAGCATTCGTGGAGGCAAACACCAAAGCATTATCCGATAACTCACTTTTGCCAAAGATATACAATAATTTAAGGCATGGCACTGTTTTTGCTAACGAACGCATTACCGCTAAAGATCATTTCCAAGATGTTCGACACATCAAGATTAAATCTAAGGATCTTGATTACAAAGTTGGCGATACGATTTCATTGTATCCATGCAACTTCGACGAAGATGTTCAAGCTTTACTTGAACTGCAACCACAATGGCTTGCCATAGCAGACAAGCAGCTCCGCATCAAGAATCTAATTGACCAAGAAATCCACATCACATTGCGAAGTCTCATCAAGTACCATTTGGATATAATGTCGATTCCAAGACGAAGTTTTTTCAGTATGCTCTGGCGTTTTTGTGATAACGGTACTGAGGATGGGCAAAGAGAACAGGACAAGTTGCGTGAGTTTGGTGCATTTGATGATCCTGAGGAACTATACAATTATGCTAATAGACCCAGACGACTGATTTTGGAAACCATAACCGAGTTTAGTAACCTCAACATCCCAGTATCATATATATTGGATCTTGTCCCTTTGATTAAACCAAGGATGTTTTCAATCGCATCGAGACCAAATGCCGACGAGGTTGAACTTGTGGTTGCCATAGTTGAATATAAGACGATATTGAGGAGGACTAGAAAAGGGTTGTGCACTAGATGGCTCAAGTCACTCGAACCAGGAGATGAAATTGTATTTTCATTCGATAAGTCGCCGTTTGTCATTGATAACGATAGTCCAATCATAATGGTTGCACCTGGTACAGGTGTAGCACCAATGAAGTCATTAATAGATAACCTACTTTATCAAAACTCTACGCAAgaaatgtttttattttttggatgcagatttgaagaaagagatCATTTGATCAAAAACTTTTGGGAAAAGGTACCAAACTTGCACATAAtgaattgtttttcaagAGATGCTGAATCCAAATACAAGTATGTGCAAGATGCCCTAATCGATCAAGCCTCGTTAGTAGGTGATCTcgtttgcaaccaaaatgcTAAAATTTTCGTATGCGGTTCCAGCGGGAAGATGCCAAGAGAGGTAAAGTTGACATTTGTAGAGATTATCAAAAGATTTCTTAAAGTTGATGACGCCCAAGCACAACTATTTGTCAATGCATTGGAGGATACTGGTCGGTACAAAGAAGATGCTTGGTGA